The Theobroma cacao cultivar B97-61/B2 chromosome 1, Criollo_cocoa_genome_V2, whole genome shotgun sequence genome contains the following window.
GAAACAGTTGTAGAAAGGATcatgaacaaaaagaaaggctAACCCTTCATCACCCAACTCTTTATATTGGGTACCATTGCTTACATGTCAGACACCTCATAATAAATATGCGTTTGAGGTTATATGACACTctaaaataaggaaaaactAACAAAAGATGAACATACCCATTTTGTGTGCATACAAATGTCCCACTAGTTCACAAGTCTGAGCAACATCAGCTAGATCAAACAGCATTCCCTGTAACAAATTTGCCCATAGAAATGACAAGAAATTCCAccatgtgaaaaattttgatctaGACCTCAGAAGAGTTATAAAATAGCTTCTTGACCATTTGTATGTGAACTGCACTAGAGGATCTACTAGCGGACGAAACTCCATCAAGGGATCAAAAGTGCATGCAACTATCATCCCAGATCCCATTACTTGAGAGTTTCATAAATACACTTGCAAAATCGAATccagttaaaattaaaatccaaTCACCAAACAAGAGTTAAACACCCGGCCAAGTCCTCTAATTCAAACTTCTCAAACAAAGTTACTGCAATCAGCATTATTGTCTTTTATAATGCAGAAAAGGATACATCCATAAACAACAGCAAATTCTTTCCCAGAATATGACCACTGAACATCATGAATAGGCCCCTCCTTACCTGCCAATATGTGTAACAGTCAGTAGATTGTACACGGTGAAGAAGCAAAAAGATTATGTTCCTTTCtgaccaaaaaataaaagaaaaagaaggaaaaaaataagcaAGAACATACGAAGGGGTACAAGTCCTTCATGGGTCCCATCAGTTGTAAGGTAAGTCAGCTTTGATTCTCCATAATAACTCTGATTAGTCTTGTCAACATCAGATTGCACCACAACTAGAAGCCCTGTAGAGCCATGATTCCAATTTAGCTGCACTGTAGAACATCTGAAAAAGCTCCGCCGAGCAAGAGGTTGGCTTTGCAACTCTTTCCCACAAGCATATATCTGGACACTGGCTGGACTCCCCTACAAAATAGAATACCCGACCTAAATTTAACATGAGTGCCAAAGGCTAATCTCCCATGTGAAGTACATCTAAATGTTTCCAACAAGAGGTAATCAAATCATTTTCCAGTTTTGACATCCCAGCAGTTTATGACACAAAAATTATCAGACCAACCAACCTCGAGGCACCGTAAACATGTACACTTCTTACATATCAGCTTTGGAAGACATGCGTTCCACAAGCTGAATTGGCCTTCTCATCAGCTCTTGGTATCTTCTATGCTCTTTTCATTCCTTGATCTCCGATATGTCTTGATTGaaggtttctttttttgctaATTTGCAATTAAATTCGACAGTTTCATTGAAGAGATTTTGTGAAATCCCAATTTTTCATTAGAGAATAGAATGGTAAATCCTTAAGTGAGCTTGtaaatttcttgttttgaaCCAATATTTTGGACTTTAActattgaaaaatcttttcttttgagcAACTAAGTTGTTTTGGAAAGTAGTAGAGAGAGGAGTCAAAATGGAGGTCTTTTCAAGTGAACTGTTACATTCTGGAGCAAAAGCACTCATGAATGAAGTATCAATACTTGCTGCCCAGAAAGcttctgaaaaaaaaaaatttgaagacgaaacacaaaaataaaaagggcaaaatagtatTTTCACCCCCAAAAGTAGGGCTTTCTAAAACCTCTCAGTTATTACTCTGCCTCCCTTTTCCATTTCCAGCAATTCTCAGCCTCTCTCCTCTTTTCTCTCTAGAAACCTTCATTCTTAAGATTCAAACCCGGCTTTTGACTTTGAAACTAGCAAGGGTAAGCTTTCCACTATTCAACTCTTCAAAACTCTAGTTTTCAAGCTTTCATTTTCACTCTTTCAACGGATTcaagtttctctctctaaggGTTTGATGCCCAACTTGGTTTTCTCTCACTACAAGCTCACTAAGGTAAAAGAAAGGTAGACTTAAGTGTTTGAGTTATTAGTTAGTCACTGAACAGTAAATTAGCAAGCTAAAAACCTAGATTAGACAAAGATTAGTTAGGGTTTGAAATAGCTTAGCTTTAAATTTGCGGATTATTGATTTAAGATGTGTTTATGATTGAATGATTGCTATTATAGGGTCTGTTGAAGCTCCAAGAATTTATTTGGAGTGAAGAGTCAGTGATTCAATTGTGTGCTAGTCGATGAACCAATTGGGATGGGGTAGACACAGCATTTTAAGgtattttgatatgtatataaCTAAGCATGTTTAATGATTCCAATATCactttttataaatatgaatGATTTAGTACtgaatcaaatattttcaatGATGTTTCTAAATGTATCTATACTATCTAAATATGAATACCATGTTGTAGTTTTGAATAAGGGGGAACAAGCCTTTTCAAatgttttccttcaaaatgaATCTATGATGGTATGGTTGATATGAAATCAGTGCATGACTAGATGAATGGAAATGTGGAAGAACGATTGCCCactaaaatgataattaatggAACATGATTTATGTACACGACAGCAATGGTGACTATGAATTCCactaaaatgataattaaatgAACATGATTTATGTACTTGACTATGGCAATGGTGACTATGAATTGATTAAGTACATAAGAGGATACGTAGATGATGATAAGAGAATGCTGAATAGATATGAGTTACAAAGTAAGCTTATGATGTTGCATGATATTGATGTGTTAAATTCTATATGAGTATGAAGGCCCTGATATGGGGTGTTGTACCACACAAACATGAGGGCCTTGATGTGGGGCATTGTACACATAGTTATGTAGCCTAGAGTTGGGGTGGAGGTACCACTCGTGCATGGCATTCATTTACATGGCTTTTATAATGAATACATAGTGATAATGATGTAATGAAATGCCTATGATGTGTATCTTATTGTAAGGAAGTTCAACTACAGTACGATTGTATGTTCGAATTATGTTTTTCATGTATTTTGAACGAACTACTAAGAGGTATAGCAAGTATAGAGGTTAGCATGACTATGGAGACTTGTAGGTGCAAGAAATTACCCAAATTCTAGatttttataaatgaagtatccATAGTTGAAGAACAAATACCGATACCTAGCAAACAGAATGCCTCAAGAAGCATTTTGTGTGAAAAATATAGATACTTCCCCAAGAAGTATCGATACCTATTGCCTAAGCATCAATACTTCCCCTAGAAGTATCGATACCTATGACTTTGAAAGCATTCTGGATTAAAAGTACTAATAGCTCTTATGAAAGTATTGATAACTAAGGTACAGAACCTCTATTTTCGACTTTTAAATGACttttcacttgtttttaaGCTCCTTTTTTAATCCAAACCCTTGAGTTACTTGGAATTCAATCAAAATCATGTGAATTGGTCTTATAACAACATTATTTCAAGTATTTGGAAGGAAATGTGATGGttgtttttaaattcatgtttATTTCAAGATTATGAATTATTGCAAAAGCTCTTCCCCTTTGGCTTGTCCCCTTTCTTGCGTTTGCTCCCTGAGTTTTACAACTCAGGCCTGAagatatattgttttattttagatcAGTAACTCGCTTGGCTTGCTGCCTCATGGAGTAGCAGCTAAACTCATACTTGGTAGATGTGATAATGCCTTCCTTCAAATCTTCCAGTGTCATTACACTCCACAGTGGTGTCGAGTTGAGTCGTACTTGTCATTTACTTTTTATGTGGATGTATGTGATGtaaataaaagcaaagaatACTTAAAGTTATTTACTCTTGATATGAGATGTTTATATTGAGCACCAAAAAGGGGTGTATATGATTTGTGATACCTATGATAATGAGGCCATCGATGAATATGGGCATGAGGAGCGTGCTGAACTATGATaatatgaatttataaatattgatgAATGAATTATATTTGTGTTTATGCATGACTTGTATTAACTGATGTGATTGAATGGTGTATACAGACACATATGTTGGTAATCATGAATGATACACATATATGTAAAAGATTGTttaaggcttgcttgggtcttGAGGGCCATATCCATGTAGGCCCTTGCGCTGGTGATGTCTCCGGAATTGGGATGTGACAAGAACCAAAGCATGTGCTAGCTTCCAATGCTAGAGataacacttttttttttttttgccaatAAGATAAATGATCCCAAGACGTcattaaaacacaaaaagtcCAGGTATACCTAAGTTTCACAAAATGAAATTCCCTGATCCTATCCAATCAAATCATACAGTATTATGaactttttaatttactttgaCCTGTTCCTCTGCTGCCACAATTGAAACAGATTGACGTTCAAGTTCAAGATGGCAGCATCTTAACAGAATATATAAGAAGAATAATCCGTAAAATTgatctttatttttcataataagAAACCTGCCGAAGCCAAAGGAAGACCAACCTTAGATTCTGGCACAAATGCAGCCACATGGGACCCAGGTGCCTTGGAAAGCTCAACTGCAGCCACCCCAGGAATTCTTAGCCGATGCGAAATTCCTTTAGAGAAATCTACAGCATCAAAAAACTGTATTTCGTTTGTAGCAAGCCGGCATGCAACAGCTTCATAAGAACTGAACTGGATTGAAGGCCTGGATGCAGATGTAAAAGGTGgttaaatatcaaatcaaagaTACACATGCCAGAAAAGAAGACATAGGGATATCGAAGATGCCAAAGTGAAGGATTTAATCGCCCCCAGCGGGCATCATTTGTGAACTGTTACACTAAAATCCAGACTgaacacttaaaaatttttttttttttttttgggtatgACTGTTATAAAACAACACATAATGCGTGCAACCATAAATAACCATgctcaaatatatatatatataatgtacCATGTGGCTTTTGTCATGTTTTTCTGAAATTGCTCGTAAACAGGATCACCCGTCTCTATGTTCCATAAGACCACATTCTTTTCCTGGGGTGTAGTAGATTTCTGAAAGGTTTGAAGGTAAGTACCACGTGGGGACAAGGCAGAAGCAGCAACATTGGGGATTTGGAAACATCTTATCTCTTTCAAGGTTCTGGAGTCGTAAACACTTGTAGAAGAATCAGATTTCGTCACCATAAGCCTAGAACCATCCTCACTAAACTTGGCACTAGTGCAAGGAGCTTTTTCAAGCATAATTCCAGGTTGATTATTATTGTTGAATGGAGGCCCATTCCAGATAGAATATCCCTCCGGTTCTCGAACTACACAAAAGGTCGgggagaaaacaaaaacaatgaGGATTAAGATAACAAATTAAATAGAGCTAAATTCTGAAGAGAAGCATGATTATTAACTACCTAAAATCTCCAAAGATGGTGAAGTTTCCACAGCTGCTGCCATTAGAGGCTTATCGAAGTATAACTGCAAAATCCAATGCCAGTAGCAATTCAAGAACAAACTTTTTCAAACAACtgaatttcattatttattgaCAATAAGCAGAAAAAGGCATGCATTTTAACTCCATCATTGTTTCtttgaaacaaaatcaaaatcaatcgTTCAATCACCACTTCGAAAACTAGatgaaaatgagaagaaaaaaaaacaacagaAAAATTAACATCGAAAGCTAAGGCTCTATTCGGTCGTTGCTTTTTACTTCAAAAGTTAcgataaaacaaaaaaaaagggtaaaaaaaaagtaaaaaatgcaaaaagaagggaaatttatgccataattatgaaaataaacttTGGGGAAAATATTGCAAATAAAAGAACACCAAAAATGGCATTCaagatttcattttttttctttttttctcgcTATTTATTGCAAACTAAAACACGAACTTTGAGAAGCGGAGAAAAATACAGACCAGAGGAACAACGTGACGTCGTGTTGGGGGATCTGTGCAGCAGCCGCTGAAACTTTTTACCTGCGATTGAACTTGGCTCACTGCGTACTCCTGCTCCACCTTTGGGCTTTGGGAGTCAGCCTACAATTACTAGAGGCAAATGCATTGAAGAAGCGACATCGTTTTTGGTTATTTCTCCTGgcattacttttttttttttgttttcgtTTTCCCTAAATACACCAAAAAAAAGGCATTAGGACACTGGACAATAACATAAGAATTGATTCTAGGTACGTACGTTTGATAAATGATTACAACAGGgataatttccaaatttttattGCACTTggattaatattattttcgtcacgttattcattttttttaaaagaaaaagaaattgcaaGCCAACTACTAAACGTATGCGGTTCAATTCACTTaaattacttttgtttttatgaGCCAGAAATacagtagaaaaaaaaaagaggaaactATAAACTTTTTATCATGGCTCTCCCATTCCTATCCGTTACttattaaaaacataatttggatttttattcacaatttaatattgttttttaaataaattttgagataAATGGAATGATACATGTCCACTTCTTAATGAAGTATGGTTGCAAGACAGCATATGTAAAGATCGAGAGATGGTTATTTCAGCTTCCTTAATGGTCAaccattaattttaaattcatttaatCAGTGTGTGAGTGATAGTGAATGCCTAAAGAATATtctacaaaaacaaaaaaataaaacaacccGGGTTATTTTGGCtcataaatcatcattataTATAGAGGAATTAAAGGGGAAGCCATACCCAAGAAGCAGAAGAACAGATTTTAGCAAAAAAATGTGATAAATGATAGTTGAAATGTAACAACATAACCAACAGTAATAAaacttaatttcaaaaacaatataaCAAATGGTCCAAAACTGCGCTCATCAGTAAAAGCAAAGCATCCATTCTAAGCATAAACACTACAAGCTAATAAGACACAGGACCTGCCAGCATTCATCCAACTGATGTGCTTCTTTAGACAAAAACAACTCCAGATATCTATCATAAAATTTATGCAGCAGCTTGGGCTGCAAGCCTCTTTCTGGCTTCTTCAATGATGGACAACTTGATACCCTTGCCCTTAGGAAGTGACACCCATGGCTTTGTCCCTTTACCAATTGTGAAGACATTCCCTAGACGAGTTGCAAACTCATGCCCAGCAGCATCTTGAATGTGGATTGTCTCAAAGCTACCCTTATGCTTCTCCCTGTTCTTAATCACTCCAACACGTCCCCTGTTCCTTCCTCCAGTGACCATGACAACATTCCCAACATCAAACTTAATGAAATCAACAATTTTGTTGCTCTCCAGGTCAAGCTTGATGGTGTCATTAGCCTTGATCAGAGGATCAGGGTAGCGGATGGTGCGTCCGTCATAGGTATTGAGGTATGGAATACCCTTCTGGCCAAATTGGACAGATCTAACCTTGCAGAGCTTGAACTGCAGAGTGCAAAACCAATAGAACAAGGTCACTCCTGACAACAGGATGGAAAAAGTAGAGCAACACTATTGACAACAGTAACAGGAAATATAACAAACTCAAGTCCATTGATACAAACCTTGGTCTCATCACCTGTGATTGCATGAAGGCGAAAACGACCTTTTGTGTCATAAAGGAGACGGAAGTCCTCATTTGTCTTGGGAATTGACACAACATCTGTTGGCAGGAAACAAAGTATGGTAAGACAAGatttaaagaaagaagaataGGAAAAGGTAGGTGGAGGAGTCAAATCCTGAAGGAAGAAGTCTCAACAATCTAGAAGACAATATCATCAACCAATGAATACAGCCTATAACCCcatgtattttataaattaagaaattgaagTATAAGGGAAGGtagaaaaattaatcaaatccAGAAAGAGCCAATCTAGAAAACAAAACCATCAGCCAATGTACACAGTAACAAATCCCAtgtatttcaaaaaattagaatGAAAATAATGATCCATGGGGCCTATTAGCACAAAAAGATTATAAACATAGGGTCTCAAAGACATACGGAAAATAGAGAAACTACACTTATATTTTCTAGAGTTCATAGATTGAGACAATAAATGCTCCAATTGATCCATAAAGACAAATTCTACATACCCATGAAACCAGCAGGATAGGTCTTATCTGTCCTAACCTTCCCATCTACCATAACATGCCTTTGCATAAGAATGGCAATCACTTCTCTATATGTCAGAGCATACTTTAATCTGTTTCGCAGAATGAGAATCAGTGGAAGGCATTCCCTGGACTTGTGGGGTCCAGATGATGGTTTGGGTGCCTGTATGAACAAGGTTATAAGAATACAAAATGAAAAGGCAGCAGCTGCATCAAACTAGAAAGGAGGTTCAAGATGATAACATACAAATGCACCGCCAAGCTTGTCAAGCATCCAATGCTTAGGGGCATTGAGCCTCTTCAAGTGTTTCTTCAACCCTCTAGCCTGTAACACtcaagaataaaaagaaatgatgaaactaaGCCCCATGGCTAGACTTTGAAGTACGCGaattttcaccaaaaaaaCAACTTACACAAATCAAACACAACCAAGAGGCCACGCATTCAAATGCTAAATCATATATAAAGTTACAATAAAGAAGATATGAGAAAACCTCTCACAATTTCAAAACTACTACAAAACACATAGAATGCAAACATTTGACCTAACATTCCATTAAGAAACTACAATTTCTATTCTCCATCATATCTAAACAATATTCAAAGCATTAAACTGCTGTTGCCATCCAACAGCGTTATATTAGCAAGACACAAACAGtatcaattttattaataaccCAAAAATACGCACCAGCTAAAATCAACATTACAAATGAATATGAAGAgtgttattatttttacataGAGAAGTGctgtaaattttaaagtgaTTCAACATACTAATCTTACAAAAATCTAATGGAAAAAAACTGAAAGCAAACAACAACAAATCTGAGAATTGAAATGATAAGTAAAGAACtagaagaaaaatcaaagtgaGTGAAGTGAAGTTAGAGGGAGAACTGACCATTTTGGGGGGATGCGGCTGTATCCGCTGAAAGCCTTTCTTGTATGAGGATGCGAGCAAGAGGGAGACAAAGCCCTAGCTTcgttttatgtatatatagtGGCATTATAGGGGTTCAACCGACTTGGGTTGGACGGGCCGGATTGCCTTTACAACTTATTAAACTTGTTAGGCCCAACTCTTTTTCGTTTTTCcgtatttaaattaaaaacttgTGTTTTTCAAcacattgttttctttttcgatTTTGTATTTATATCTTGTAAATTGTAAATGATATAGTAGCACATTAACcactaaaatcaaaattacaaAGTTTGGTTAAATATTGtaaattagttaaaaaataatcaataattacAGTTGAATTAGAACCTGCTGATAATAGATAACAGCTTGGGATGCGAATGTTTAATTAGTTCATCCAACAGGCAAGAAGAAACGTTTCTCATCAGCAAGTGTTTTCCAATTCTCCTAAAAATGCGATTTTACCAATTCCTATCTCAAATTATTTGCTCTTGACGGGAAACAACCTCAAATCTTCCCACCATGAGTGGCAGTAGCCATGGTTTTGTGGTAGGTTCTACTTTCTCACTCTGAAAGAGTCTTTGGAGAAACGATGGAACGGGAACAAAACCGGATGGCAGCGAGGGTGATGAATCTGATAAGAAACCAACACCAGGAACAGAGACATTAACAAATCTCTGCGAAATCGCAAACTTGATCCTCGCATGTGcaaattttggtattttgttGATGTCACTTCACACGGAACTTGTAATAATTTTAGAGGGAATATCGCATCTGATCTGCACTGGGAAACAAATTTGCCTTCTCTTTTTGTTGATATCATCCAAGGAGAAAAAGCTAACGCTATTTTCCATGGGCACTGCTGAGTCCCTCTCTAGCATAAAAGCACTCTTTATATTTAGAAAAACCTGGTGGTGGATGTTCGGTAGATAGAAACACatatgaagaaagaaaactgCACCTAGGCATATGCTCTGTTCCCTAAACTCATACCTACAGTTAACTGTTTAGTCTCAAAACTGATGCTGCTAGCATGGACTTCCACTAGTCGTCACAACCAAAAGGAGCAACAGCTACCAAAATTTTACTAGCTTTATTCATCCTCGTGAATGAATGCGACATACTATACTCACTAGAATTTGTACTGATTCCGCAATGCTAATCTACCTGTTATTTCAGTCATTTGGCAGCTCGAGGTCACCCAATGCTATGCCCTCTATTGCATATGTATAAAAAAGAGTTATAACTCCCCCGCCCCATCCATGAGTCCCTTTTTCCGGACGAGACAGGCAGATCCTTGTTAATTCCAAGACTATAttcttaaaaaagaaaggttGGTGTAATGGTTAAAGAATTGGACCTACAATGCAAGGCGTTATCACAATGAcatgatatttaataaataccATAAAAGAAGGCGTAATTGAATATGACAATCTCCAGTCTGCAAGCTCCCCTAGAAGTAAAGCTGACATATTTAACATAAGTACTCTCCTCTGTTTGAGCCTGACATCTAACTACATATTTGTAACATCTAGCAGGGAATTAGTCTAAAAGCTGTTCAAACATTTATCAAATTCTAGTCCTGATCAACTAAATCCAATTACAGGATTTTTCTTACATCTTGattgaacaaaagaaacatTATCATTTTGTCAAGATTGTTCAAAATTTCAGTAATGTGATGGCTTCAAACTACCTACTACTAAAGTATTACTACTACAAAACTGAACTAAGAACTTCAGCAACGCATCTCCATTTTATTGAATACATAAAAGTTATCCTCATTCAGTCATTCAGACCTAGAACATTCGCAAACATGGAAACTTAACCAAGCCTTATTACCATGCCAAGAGCCTTACTCCATGTTCAAATTGTCCTTATAATTCCAGATTAAACATGATACAAACAGAGTCTGTATGATCATCATACAAAACATCACTAAATCAAAGcaattgaaaaattacattcaGAATGGCAATTTTAGTCACTTGTAATGGCCATAAATGGCATCTTGTCATATATTTTCACTTGAAAATGCAGCAAGAAACAACACTAGACCAATAGAACTTCTCCAGTTCCATATTTTGAATCTGGCATGCTTTAACAATTATGTGATCAGTGCCTTGATCATACACGAAAACCACTATAAGCCAATTATTACTCAAGATTAAGCAATTTtctatataaatta
Protein-coding sequences here:
- the LOC18613583 gene encoding 40S ribosomal protein S4 yields the protein MARGLKKHLKRLNAPKHWMLDKLGGAFAPKPSSGPHKSRECLPLILILRNRLKYALTYREVIAILMQRHVMVDGKVRTDKTYPAGFMDVVSIPKTNEDFRLLYDTKGRFRLHAITGDETKFKLCKVRSVQFGQKGIPYLNTYDGRTIRYPDPLIKANDTIKLDLESNKIVDFIKFDVGNVVMVTGGRNRGRVGVIKNREKHKGSFETIHIQDAAGHEFATRLGNVFTIGKGTKPWVSLPKGKGIKLSIIEEARKRLAAQAAA
- the LOC18613582 gene encoding eukaryotic translation initiation factor 2A; amino-acid sequence: MAAAVETSPSLEILVREPEGYSIWNGPPFNNNNQPGIMLEKAPCTSAKFSEDGSRLMVTKSDSSTSVYDSRTLKEIRCFQIPNVAASALSPRGTYLQTFQKSTTPQEKNVVLWNIETGDPVYEQFQKNMTKATWPSIQFSSYEAVACRLATNEIQFFDAVDFSKGISHRLRIPGVAAVELSKAPGSHVAAFVPESKGSPASVQIYACGKELQSQPLARRSFFRCSTVQLNWNHGSTGLLVVVQSDVDKTNQSYYGESKLTYLTTDGTHEGLVPLRKEGPIHDVQWSYSGKEFAVVYGFMPASATVFDKKCKPLLELGSGPYNTIRWNPKGKFLCVAGFGNLPGDMAFWDLVDKKQLGTTRAECSVTSEWSYDGRYFMTATTAPRLQVDNCIKIFHHNGSLFFKKMFDKLFQADWKPESPDKFGEIAELIKSVDSMKVEETKPRGQGSTSKKTASANPPAQKPAAYRPPHAKNAATVQAELFGGSSAGEMSKNALRNKKKREKQKEKKATEAAAAADAT